The Mustelus asterias chromosome 18, sMusAst1.hap1.1, whole genome shotgun sequence genome has a window encoding:
- the LOC144507290 gene encoding NPC intracellular cholesterol transporter 2-like has translation METVCRLVVTLLALGALCGADPVKFRDCGSTAGKILIVDITPCHTLPCVLRKGQSYAVNVTFTSKTSSQTSVAAVHGILGGVPIPFSIPNADGCKSGIRCPIRNNQIYHYINSLPVKSEYPSIKVVVEWKLKDENDKDLFCWRLPVQIAS, from the exons ATGGAGACTGTGTGTCGGCTGGTAGTAACTCTCCTGGCTCTGGGAGCTCTTTGTGGGGCCGACCCCGTGAAGTTTCGTGACTGTG GATCTACAGCTGGAAAAATTCTAATAGTGGATATCACCCCCTGTCACACTCTTCCATGTGTACTTCGCAAAGGACAGTCCTATGCAGTGAATGTCACCTTTACCAGCA AAACATCAAGTCAAACAAGTGTGGCTGCAGTTCATGGGATCCTGGGTGGAGTTCCAATTCCTTTTTCTATTCCTAATGCTGATGGCTGTAAATCTGGGATTCGATGCCCCATCCGGAATAATCAGATCTACCACTACATCAATTCCTTGCCAGTTAAAAGTGAATACCCATCA ATTAAGGTGGTGGTTGAATGGAAACTGAAGGATGAAAATGACAAAGACCTCTTCTGCTGGAGGCTCCCTGTGCAGATTGCCAGCTAA
- the isca2 gene encoding iron-sulfur cluster assembly 2 homolog, mitochondrial isoform X1 — MIAVGLLRKGLLPVAVQLCWRRVPCLTISLQSRPVSLAGKVRTLAHRELLASRVTGRYFSAGQETESQNGEPQDTVFISDSCVKRLKQILEKDEFLRVQVEGGGCSGFQYKFTLDKTIEADDRAFEQDGVSLVVDSDSLEYLKGGTVDYSEELIRSSFQVIHNPRAEHGCSCGSSFSIKL; from the exons ATGATAGCAGTCGGGCTGCTGAGGAAAGGCCTGTTGCCAGTTGCTGTGCAGCTTTGCTGGAGGAG GGTGCCATGTTTGACCATTTCTTTGCAGAGCCGGCCTGTATCATTGGCTGGCAAAGTTCGCACCCTGGCTCACCGGGAATTGCTAGCTTCACGAGTAACTGGAAGGTACTTCTCAGCTGGTCAAGAAACAGAATCACAAAATGGCGAACCCCAGGACACCGTGTTCATCAGTGATAGCTGTGTTAAG CGCCTAAAACAGATTTTGGAAAAGGATGAGTTCCTGAGGGTACAAGTGGAAGGAGGTGGATGCTCAGGATTCCAGTACAAATTCACACTGGATAAAACAATAGAGGCAGATGATAG GGCCTTCGAACAGGATGGAGTTAGCCTTGTCGTTGACTCTGACAGTCTGGAGTATCTGAAAGGAGGGACAGTGGATTATAGTGAGGAGCTAATCCGTAGCTCATTTCAAGTGATACACAATCCTCGGGCAGAGCATGGATGTTCTTGTGGGAGCTCCTTTTCCATCAAACTCTGA
- the isca2 gene encoding iron-sulfur cluster assembly 2 homolog, mitochondrial isoform X2 — translation MLYRRVPCLTISLQSRPVSLAGKVRTLAHRELLASRVTGRYFSAGQETESQNGEPQDTVFISDSCVKRLKQILEKDEFLRVQVEGGGCSGFQYKFTLDKTIEADDRAFEQDGVSLVVDSDSLEYLKGGTVDYSEELIRSSFQVIHNPRAEHGCSCGSSFSIKL, via the exons ATGCTGTACCGTAG GGTGCCATGTTTGACCATTTCTTTGCAGAGCCGGCCTGTATCATTGGCTGGCAAAGTTCGCACCCTGGCTCACCGGGAATTGCTAGCTTCACGAGTAACTGGAAGGTACTTCTCAGCTGGTCAAGAAACAGAATCACAAAATGGCGAACCCCAGGACACCGTGTTCATCAGTGATAGCTGTGTTAAG CGCCTAAAACAGATTTTGGAAAAGGATGAGTTCCTGAGGGTACAAGTGGAAGGAGGTGGATGCTCAGGATTCCAGTACAAATTCACACTGGATAAAACAATAGAGGCAGATGATAG GGCCTTCGAACAGGATGGAGTTAGCCTTGTCGTTGACTCTGACAGTCTGGAGTATCTGAAAGGAGGGACAGTGGATTATAGTGAGGAGCTAATCCGTAGCTCATTTCAAGTGATACACAATCCTCGGGCAGAGCATGGATGTTCTTGTGGGAGCTCCTTTTCCATCAAACTCTGA